Proteins from one Acropora muricata isolate sample 2 chromosome 9, ASM3666990v1, whole genome shotgun sequence genomic window:
- the LOC136928144 gene encoding uncharacterized protein has product MDRETLRASLHLVETDVLMHFNCQLQEVVAQESERCQYVCPSLHCLVLGDSQVGKTSLVRSLTGERFDTEQTKTQGIEERIVDDEWNTLEFTKGHAIGKFIPYFQEILARSMSFGRDAIVPSSHETKLDCTALARVITLYARRIKELVGVIVCAAYHLYLVLQFMWTTIMFTEGPLSFALGVIQLLSSVSCIFFLISLVTSIRCLLKGIPLFGVIAGVFLTVMMTCNSIEIFESQQFWKIIYSVLVTQTMLLGVVELHLLFKFPVKRFQNQGTNPHPGQDKFEFGTIRRPLEKLSSMVLGFTGFSIIITLLVLLSMAKNPQLLPSRIYATVIHLLSYSVAFLECHFTFFYKINPGVADVNSNVVQLMDASCDAFLYTALLFWEKLKFEAYRKGKFLNFKLLDFVGDREHYSYHHLFFRPEALHIIVFNLSEFANEYFRGMGTQIQRLQFWIKSICSRVPLSDYTQIMLVGTHRENLNNNCIKILSDHLKKFLSEKYCAKVMENDVDRLIFFPVENTLGNKDTGIKELQSKIMCIASEQQKRLIIEHKIPLQWILIQDVIMELKVNSDDTFCVTVDELQRIIMEDFVLHDKCQLSKDMLKYFHKIGLIIYVDRKQDFDLSNWILVCPEKLIDIFINISSKPAESTKYRGSLKYDWKLLQRKGILTKQLLQSLLSTVEEEEEAVIAFLEHYGLICPLEYKEIAGSTKYDCDIQPTHFVPSLLPLSANGDTPVWHNNDGDKKFYVFFCNFLPEALFHQLLSRAQKNSTLEFPNGKTVLYRDAAKFWMNPWLSYQLTLIEEEEMIEVTYNSSHRNKKEPSDVLCQVFSMIDGICKSYFPLVKFHCGPACPSDTCPGHQDDYFTSLPAEEGNGTRRRHVYNIMPGRQGNRAAYLYCENNCLEDELYEWIP; this is encoded by the exons ATGGATCGGGAGACTTTAAGGGCCTCTCTGCATCTCGTAGAAACTGATGTGCTTATGCACTTCAACTGTCAATTGCAAGAAGTTGTAGCGCAGGAAAGTGAACGTTGTCAGTATGTTTGTCCTAGTTTGCACTGCTTGGTTTTGGGTGACTCTCAGGTTGGAAAAACCAGCTTAGTCAGATCACTGACTGGGGAGCGATTTGATACCGAGCAAACCAAGACACAGGGAATAGAAGAAAGAATTGTTGACGATGAGTGGAATACCCTGGAATTCACAAAGGGTCACGCCATAGGAAAGTTCATTCCGTACTTTCAAGAAATCCTTGCTCGCTCAATGTCGTTTGGCAGAGATGCAATCGTACCTTCATCACATGAGACAAAACTTGATTGTACAGCATTGGCAAGGGTGATTACTCTTTATGCTCGTCGGATAAAGGAACTCGTAGGCGTCATAGTCTGCGCTGCTTACCACCTTTACTTGGTTTTGCAGTTTATGTGGACGACTATCATGTTCACCGAAGGCCCACTGTCATTTGCCCTAGGGGTCATACAATTACTGTCGTCGGTTTCCTGCATATTTTTTCTTATCAGCCTTGTAACATCGATCAGATGTTTACTGAAAGGAATTCCTCTCTTTGGGGTAATTGCAGGTGTGTTTCTCACAGTCATGATGACATGCAACTCAATTGAGATTTTCGAAAGTCAGCAGTTTTGGAAGATTATTTACTCAGTTTTAGTGACACAAACCATGTTACTCGGAGTTGTGGAacttcatttgttgtttaagtTTCCAGTAAAAAGGTTCCAAAATCAAGGTACAAACCCACATCCAGGTCAAGACAAGTTTGAGTTCGGAACAATTCGACGACCTCTGGAAAAGTTGTCATCAATGGTTTTAGGTTTTACTGGCTTTTCAATCATCATTACGCTCTTAGTACTACTTTCTATGGCAAAAAATCCTCAGCTCTTACCATCAAGAATATATGCTACAGTAATACATCTTTTATCCTACAGTGTTGCTTTCCTTGAGTGCCATTTCACGTTTTTTTACAAGATCAACCCAGGGGTAGCTGACGTAAATAGCAATGTTGTGCAGCTTATGGACGCCTCTTGTGATGCTTTCTTGTATACTGCCCTCTTGTTCTgggaaaaactaaaatttgaagCGTACAGAAAGGGcaagtttttgaattttaagtTGCTGGATTTTGTTGGTGATAGGGAACATTATTCATATCACCATCTGTTTTTTAGACCAGAAGCGTTACACATCATTGTCTTTAACTTGTCAGAGTTTGCCAATGAGTATTTCAGGGGAATGGGTACACAAATTCAGAGACTTCAATTCTGGATTAAATCCATTTGTAGCCGTGTACCTCTGAGTGACTACACTCAAATCATGCTTGTTGGTACACACAGAGAAAACCTGAATAACAACTGCATAAAGATACTCAGTGACCACCTAAAAAAATTCCTATCGGAGAAGTACTGTGCTAAAGTGATGGAAAATGATGTTGACAggctaattttttttcctgtggaGAACACATTAGGGAACAAGGACACTGGAATAAAAGAACTTCAAAGCAAGATCATGTGTATAGCTAGTGAACAGCAAAAAAGACTCATAATTGAACATAAAATCCCTCTACAATGGATTCTGATCCAAGATGTGATTATGGAACTCAAAGTAAATTCAGATGACACCTTTTGTGTTACAGTTGATGAGCTTCAAAGGATAATAATGGAGGACTTTGTCCTTCATGATAAATGCCAGTTGTCCAAAGATATGCTGAAGTACTTTCACAAGATTGGACTGATAATTTATGTTGACAGGAAGCAAGATTTTGATTTGTCAAACTGGATTCTTGTTTGTCCAGAGAAACTGATTGATATTTTCATCAACATCTCTTCGAAACCAGCAGAAAGTACCAAGTACAGAGGATCATTAAAGTATGATTGGAAACTCTTgcaaagaaaaggaatcttGACCAAACAACTTTTGCAGAGTCTCCTGTCCACAGtggaggaagaggaagaagctgTTATTGCATTCCTTGAGCATTATGGCCTGATCTGTCCACTGGAATACAAAGAAATCGCAGGAAGCACAAAGTATGATTGTGACATTCAGCCAACGCACTTTGTTCCCTCCTTATTGCCTTTGAGTGCAAATGGCGATACACCAGTGTGGCACAACAATGATGGAGATAAAAAGTTCTATGTGTTTTTCTGCAACTTCCTTCCTGAAGCCCTGTTTCATCAGCTGCTCTCTCGTGCACAAAAGAACAGTACCCTTGAGTTTCCAAATGGCAAAACTGTTCTATACAGAGATGCTGCCAAGTTTTGGATGAACCCTTGGCTGAGTTACCAGCTTACTTTGATTGAGGAGGAGGAAATGATTGAAGTAACATACAACAGCAG CCACAGAAACAAAAAGGAGCCTTCTGATGTGTTATGTCAAGTGTTTTCGATGATTGATGGAATCTGTAAGAGTTATTTTCCTTTGGTCAAGTTCCACTGTGGTCCAGCCTGCCCCTCTGACACATGTCCAGGTCATCAAGATGACTACTTTACTTCACTACCAGCTGAAGAAGGCAATGGTACAAGACGTCGCCATGTTTACAATATAATGCCAGGACGTCAAGGAAACCGGGCTGCCTATTTATATTGTGAAAACAACTGTCTTGAAGATGAGTTGTATGAATGGATTCCTTAG
- the LOC136928145 gene encoding zinc finger CCCH domain-containing protein 3-like, translating into MADKSSKLKAQIEVLTNLIKSHEKIKQARDGHASSARSKLDNNASSFSWKRQKQSRNTHQRFAGTRTWSQVKNQTMKEKSSYSLDRRITTPASMSGKVGQNSVSAMKTNLSVLQKSASANQGQAVVSATLKPTVSSTTPALSSHVLFPNKSSIASSVWLSPTKVVKNPYVLNKSTSSSSLGVNVSSEKSKLTQSKPTTTRFTLMAAGDSKSHSDSELYSKKSSLSNSGKSSNTLLPKGKSRASLKQESTSAFSVPGSFKWSNPMETESSSNYNDQKAVKDFKPSRSKLKWTKPGIGSESQRNKPKNPYVLKKGSLKRKDASSVSKTLSRPKLAKQATYSSPAKNSLVWMASGSLKLDRRNMQTSMQAMNKRTPSRHSSTSFIQRRQMAVLRDNPILTHTRYNIVRSKRKEAPIKAQGLNKVVVIAGESYKTSSNKLRKTKSSAGKRQEDRKITSLSKTAKIGKLSKTVTIKGEKFAMDSKGKKLQRVNTGSQQTSVAKANLSKQSGVLVSRRRSSNGRRILLCTPTTLVRSKASNSHSKALASRVLRRSIHNARLYEKKKGKRPSEQYCMFYNRFGKCNKQATCPYIHDPSKIAVCTKFLRGRCKNTDGSCPFSHKIDRDKMPVCQFFLRGKCSNDNCPYSHVNVSKKAEVCEDFLKGFCSLGQQCNKKHILECEEFSQTGKCSKGTKCKLMHRTRKSTTSRKREPTSNEEMASDSLKRPKLEFTNEEGFLPLQATTSDSDAHAMEEPQERKSNEAKGISEPLVIRPRFLKPKEEAN; encoded by the exons ATGGCTGACAAGTCATCCAAGCTGAAGGCACAAATTGAAGTTTTGACGA ATCTCATCAAGTCTCATGAAAAGATAAAGCAAGCAAGGGATGGCCATGCCTCATCAGCAAGAAGTAAATTGGATAACAATGCAAGTTCATTTTCTtggaaaagacaaaaacaatccAGAAATACTCACCAACGTTTTGCTGGGACCAGAACATGGTCGCAAGTCAAAAATCAAACAATGAAAGAGAAATCTTCGTACAGTTTGGATAGAAGAATAACCACGCCTGCCAGTATGTCTGGTAAAGTGGGGCAAAATTCAGTTTCAGCTATGAAAACTAATCTATCAGTTCTCCAAAAAAGTGCCTCAGCAAATCAAGGCCAGGCAGTCGTATCAGCTACTTTAAAGCCTACAGTATCATCAACGACACCAGCATTGTCTTCACATGTTTTGTTTCCAAATAAATCTTCAATTGCATCATCAGTATGGTTGTCTCCAACCAAAGTAGTTAAGAATCCTTATGTTTTGAACAAAAGCACTAGTTCTTCATCACTTGGTGTTAACGTGTCTTCTGAGAAGTCCAAGTTAACACAGTCTAAACCAACTACCACACGCTTCACCCTGATGGCTGCAGGTGATAGTAAAAGTCATTCTGACTCTGAACTTTATTCTAAGAAGTCCAGCTTATCAAACTCTGGGAAGTCTTCAAATACGCTTTTGCCAAAGGGAAAATCAAGGGCATCATTAAAGCAGGAATCAACATCAGCCTTCAGTGTTCCTGGATCTTTCAAATGGTCCAATCCCATGGAAACTGAATCTTCTAGTAATTACAATGATCAGAAAGCTGTGAAGGATTTCAAGCCGAGTCGATCAAAACTGAAATGGACAAAGCCTGGAATTGGTAGTGAATCTCAAAGAAATAAACCAAAGAATCCTTATGTATTGAAGAAAGGAAGCTTAAAAAGGAAGGATGCTTCATCAGTATCAAAAACATTAAGCAGGCCAAAACTGGCAAAGCAAGCGACATATTCATCACCTGCTAAG AATTCACTAGTATGGATGGCTTCTGGTTCTTTGAAGTTAGACAGAAGAAACATGCAGACCAGCATGCAAGCAATGAACAAAAGAACCCCTTCAAGACACTCCTCAACCAGTTTTATTCAGAG acgGCAAATGGCTGTTCTCAGAGACAATCCTATTCTCACCCATACAAG ATACAATATTGTGAGGTCAAAGAGGAAAGAAGCTCCAATTAAGGCTCAG GGGCTGAATAAAGTGGTAGTTATCGCAGGAGAATCATACAAGACCTCATCAAACAAgctgagaaaaacaaaatcctCTGCAGGTAAAAGACAAGAGGACAGGAAAATAACAAGTTTGTCCAAAACTGCAAAAATTG GAAAGCTGTCAAAAACAGTTACAATCAAAGGTGAAAAGTTTGCAATGGACTCAAAAGGCAAGAAACTCCAGAGAGTGAATACAG GTTCACAACAGACATCTGTAGCTAAGGCAAATTTGTCAAAGCAAAGTGGAGTCCTTGTGAGCAGAAGGAGGTCAAGTAATGGACGAAGAATTCTACTTTGTACCCCTACCACACTGGTGAGGAGTAAGGCAAGCAACTCCCACAGCAAGGCACTAGCTAG CCGTGTTTTGCGGCGTAGCATCCACAATGCCCGACTGTATGAAAAGAAGAAAGGGAAACGTCCATCAGAACAGTACTGCATGTTCTATAACAGATTTG GAAAGTGCAACAAGCAAGCCACTTGTCCATACATCCATGACCCTTCAAAGATTGCAGTATGTACAAA GTTCCTGCGGGGACGTTGTAAGAACACTGATGGATCTTgcccattttcacacaagattGATCGGGACAAG ATGCCTGTTTGTCAGTTTTTCCTTCGTGGAAAATGCTCCAACGACAACTGTCCATATTCCCATGTTAATGTCAGCAAGAAGGCTGAGGTTTGCGAAGACTTTTTGAAAGGCTTCTGTTCGCTTGGACAACAG tgtaaCAAGAAACATATCTTGGAGTGCGAAGAATTCTCTCAAACTGGAAAGTGTTCGAAAGGCACCAAATGTAAATTGATGCATAGGACAAGAAAATCTACCACCTCACGCAAACGGGAGCCTACCTCGAATGAAGAGATGGCCAGTGATAGTCTGAAGCGACCAAAACTGGAATTCACAAATGAAGAAGGCTTCTTGCCTCTTCAAGCCACCACTTCAG ACTCGGATGCACATGCCATGGAGGAGCCCCAGGAGAGGAAATCAAACGAAGCAAAAGGGATAAGTG AGCCTTTGGTTATTCGTCCGAGATTCTTGAAGCCCAAGGAAGAAGCAAACTGA